The Sorghum bicolor cultivar BTx623 chromosome 6, Sorghum_bicolor_NCBIv3, whole genome shotgun sequence genome contains the following window.
TTAAGCAATTTATCTTGAATAATCAAGGTGACATTCATGCTATCAAGCTCAGCAGCAAGGTCATTGATAGAAGGAGATACCTCGGAGGTGTCATCTTCGAAGGAGACCTCATCCTTGCTGGCCTTCACCTCTTCATCAATCGCCATGGTGTAGAAGCCTCCATGAGTGGAGTCGGCGATGAAGCAGAGACAGGTCAGCTTCTCCTTCATCTTCCTCTCggactcatcatcacttgagggaGAGGAGGAGCGGTCATCGTCAGAGTCGTTGTCAAGGTCACTGAGGGAAGCAAGGAAGGCACGCTCTTGTGCCTTGGCTTTCTTGCGGTATATCTTCTTGAGCGCCTCCTTGTCGAAGCCCTTCTTTGACTTgtacttcttggaggtgtaATCGTGTTTGTCCTTGCGCCTGCCGGAGTCATACTTGTCGGAGGAgtgcttgttcttcttggggcaGCGAGCGATGAAGTGGTTGGGATCTCCACAGTTGTAGCAGCCCACCTTTTGATCACCACCCCGGCGATGGTTCAAGCGGTTGTTGTGGAACCACGAGAACCGGTTGATGATCAACGCCAGCTCGTCATCCCCAAGGGTCTCCAACTGCTCCTCTGAAACAGACACCAAAGAAGACAAGGCAAACGATATCTGTGAAGGGTTAGCAGAAGAACTTGAACTGTTACCTAAGATTAAGGTCATAGTCAGTGCAGAGggattcttgagcttggctggGGTCTGGTAATCGATCTCGGTGGACTTGAGCTTGCTGAATAGCTCGTCCACGGTGATGGTGTCGTAGTTCGAAGACTCGATGATGGCGGACACCTTCACATCCTATACCTTCCGATCTAGGGCATATAGAATCTTGAGAGCCCTCTCATGATCGTCATAAGGAAGTTGTACCTTGTTTGCTCGAATCTTGTCGATGATCGTCTGAAAACGAGAAGACATGGCATCGATGGACTCGCCATCAAGCTGAGTGAAGTTCTCGTACTCTCTCTTGTACGTCTCATAGAGTCTGGTTTTGACATGGGCTACACCCTCGTGAT
Protein-coding sequences here:
- the LOC110436460 gene encoding uncharacterized protein LOC110436460, encoding MERGFGKPPFFDGTNYPYWKIRMSGHLQGIDSLVWEIYEDATFVVRLQSYHEGVAHVKTRLYETYKREYENFTQLDGESIDAMSSRFQTIIDKIRANKDVKVSAIIESSNYDTITVDELFSKLKSTEIDYQTPAKLKNPSALTMTLILGNSSSSSANPSQISFALSSLVSVSEEQLETLGDDELALIINRFSWFHNNRLNHRRGGDQKVGCYNCGDPNHFIARCPKKNKHSSDKYDSGRRKDKHDYTSKKYKSKKGFDKEALKKIYRKKAKAQERAFLASLSDLDNDSDDDRSSSPSSDDESERKMKEKLTCLCFIADSTHGGFYTMAIDEEVKASKDEVSFEDDTSEVSPSINDLAAELDSMNVTLIIQDKLLKCATRERKEFKDKLDLALKELEVAKKCAMVVSDEVECDECVVHMSNFSKLQSKYASLLDEYGELKARLVLLGACKSCSGLQSELAEKNSKISILEKASSDSTIAKRKRDEWREYELNNWNMYRPPHGVHVSLIQRRSARPRGAMPQDTRPQLIRGLENTWLVDFSCSRHMTGSSKWFSSLDPVQCKEYITFGDNSKGWF